The following are from one region of the Limnohabitans sp. TEGF004 genome:
- a CDS encoding prepilin-type N-terminal cleavage/methylation domain-containing protein encodes MKNNFPRLANNPTSNETGAAPLSLERRLQANIVARKQRGFTLVELIVVLAVIVVLATFMASKFSGDSSKAVKLFSDMKTLSDSAQRAVVDLGGVPNRLSVLWNRTDATAGNMFNGIAATNNWSGPYIDRQPTDANNAITESSIGDATTITIAREAANAATNGGNYTWVYYLRASNVPNAVIIEAIKKCANTDVVANATFVNGQCRATLGSGATEFGSFDVKVSDSR; translated from the coding sequence ATGAAAAACAACTTTCCACGACTTGCCAACAACCCCACATCAAACGAAACAGGGGCTGCCCCTCTCTCTTTGGAGCGCCGCTTGCAAGCAAATATTGTTGCTCGCAAGCAACGCGGCTTCACGCTTGTTGAATTGATTGTGGTTTTAGCCGTCATCGTGGTCTTGGCCACGTTTATGGCCTCGAAGTTTTCTGGCGACTCAAGCAAGGCAGTCAAATTATTCTCGGACATGAAAACCTTGAGCGATTCCGCGCAACGTGCGGTGGTCGACTTGGGCGGCGTTCCGAACCGTCTCTCTGTGTTGTGGAACCGTACGGATGCGACCGCTGGAAATATGTTCAACGGTATCGCCGCGACGAACAACTGGAGCGGGCCGTATATCGACCGTCAACCAACTGATGCAAACAACGCGATTACAGAGTCCAGCATCGGCGACGCAACAACGATCACGATTGCTCGCGAAGCAGCAAACGCAGCAACCAACGGTGGCAACTACACATGGGTCTACTACCTGCGTGCCTCCAACGTGCCAAACGCTGTGATCATCGAAGCAATTAAAAAGTGCGCGAATACAGACGTGGTTGCAAATGCCACCTTCGTCAATGGCCAATGTCGCGCCACGCTTGGTTCCGGTGCAACGGAATTTGGTTCGTTTGACGTCAAAGTCTCTGATTCACGTTAA
- a CDS encoding PilT/PilU family type 4a pilus ATPase, whose amino-acid sequence MNDQEDTRSFLEVLTELLTDEAISDVHLQIDHPIWVRSGGEMQIVRNSYVSSVDLNNWLQSRYKDASPVTRVLELGGQDDFALNLGNFRIRAHAWTSQGQLNVAVRRLSNDIPPLSTLGLPASVQRLIEAPQGLVLVTGPTGSGKSTTLASMIDWLNANTQSHIITLEDPIEYVHKDRASRMRQRQVGEAGDCADFAAGVIGAMREDPDVILIGEMRDVETVEAALNAAQTGHLVLATLHTNSATETINRILAFFTESDRELARSVLASVLRGVVSQRLVRTKEGKRVLALEILMATQAIRVHITGGRNNLLTQEMSSGAIDGQLTLNQSLIKLLNEKIVDQETALMASNDRPALERLLGVAA is encoded by the coding sequence ATGAATGATCAAGAAGACACCCGCAGTTTTTTGGAAGTTCTCACGGAGTTATTGACTGACGAAGCGATCAGCGACGTTCACTTGCAAATCGACCACCCAATTTGGGTTCGTAGCGGTGGAGAGATGCAGATTGTGCGGAACTCCTACGTGTCTTCTGTGGATTTAAACAATTGGTTGCAGTCTCGTTACAAAGATGCGTCACCAGTTACCCGGGTGTTAGAACTTGGTGGCCAAGACGACTTTGCATTAAATTTGGGGAATTTTCGAATTCGTGCCCATGCATGGACGTCTCAAGGTCAGCTCAACGTCGCAGTACGTCGACTCTCAAACGACATCCCTCCACTGTCAACTCTGGGATTGCCAGCATCGGTTCAGCGGCTCATAGAAGCCCCCCAAGGGCTGGTTTTGGTCACTGGCCCCACAGGTAGCGGCAAATCAACAACCTTGGCCAGCATGATTGATTGGCTCAATGCGAATACGCAAAGCCACATCATCACCCTCGAAGACCCCATCGAATATGTCCATAAAGACCGTGCTTCACGCATGCGTCAACGCCAAGTTGGTGAAGCTGGAGATTGCGCTGATTTTGCGGCCGGGGTGATTGGAGCAATGCGAGAAGACCCCGACGTTATTTTGATTGGTGAAATGCGCGACGTCGAAACAGTTGAGGCGGCATTGAACGCAGCTCAAACCGGACACTTGGTGTTAGCAACGCTCCACACAAATTCAGCAACAGAAACGATCAATCGAATTTTGGCGTTCTTCACCGAAAGTGACCGTGAACTGGCTCGGTCTGTCCTTGCCTCCGTTTTGCGGGGGGTTGTATCTCAGCGGTTAGTGAGAACCAAAGAAGGCAAGCGAGTCTTGGCACTTGAAATACTCATGGCCACGCAAGCAATTCGCGTCCACATCACAGGCGGACGAAATAATTTACTCACTCAAGAGATGAGTAGCGGCGCGATTGATGGTCAGCTCACCCTCAATCAAAGCCTGATAAAGCTGTTAAACGAAAAAATTGTCGACCAAGAAACTGCGCTCATGGCATCCAATGACCGTCCAGCCCTTGAACGCCTTTTGGGAGTTGCCGCATGA
- a CDS encoding DUF1173 domain-containing protein yields MTTYRINEHIYHPGTTDFDAALVDAHARRIRPVCMCLGRGVEMYVAKIAGKFYIKRMPGTGAHHAPVCDSYEEPQELSGLGQVMGTAITENPDDGLTNLKLNFSLTKMGARDKPLPSSAESDSVKTDGHKLTLRGTLHFLWKEAGFHRWSPSMEGKRNWFVVRKYLLDAAANMTTKGAGLVDVLYIPESWSLEHKKEIASRRISQITKATAPIKGAKRLMIVIGEIKEISPSRYSSDIIFKHLPDCTFHINEDLYDRLKKRFSVEMALCAALEGTHLMAIGIFSVDVSGLVSIEELALMATTENWIPFDNTYEKELIDGMTHAHRRFVKGLRYNLPSSHPLACLVANDTLPTPTALYIIPPNATEDFQVALQQMVQISELASWIWNAGEDTMPSLPIANSEPL; encoded by the coding sequence CATGTGCCTTGGCCGAGGTGTTGAGATGTATGTGGCAAAGATTGCGGGCAAGTTCTATATCAAACGCATGCCGGGCACTGGAGCCCACCACGCGCCAGTATGCGACAGCTATGAAGAGCCTCAAGAATTGAGTGGCCTTGGCCAAGTCATGGGGACAGCCATCACAGAGAACCCAGATGATGGTTTGACCAACTTGAAGTTGAACTTTTCTCTCACCAAAATGGGGGCGCGTGATAAGCCCCTGCCCTCTTCTGCCGAATCTGACAGCGTCAAGACTGATGGCCACAAACTCACGCTGCGTGGCACCCTACATTTCCTTTGGAAAGAGGCCGGATTCCATAGGTGGTCTCCATCAATGGAGGGAAAACGTAATTGGTTTGTGGTTCGTAAATACTTGCTTGATGCTGCCGCCAACATGACCACAAAGGGGGCAGGCCTTGTTGATGTGTTGTACATCCCTGAGTCATGGAGCCTAGAGCATAAAAAGGAAATCGCGTCACGCCGTATTTCTCAGATTACTAAAGCAACAGCTCCGATAAAGGGTGCAAAACGGCTCATGATCGTGATTGGTGAGATCAAAGAGATCAGCCCCTCGCGCTACAGCAGCGACATTATTTTCAAACACTTGCCAGACTGTACCTTCCATATTAATGAAGACCTCTACGACCGCTTAAAAAAGCGTTTCTCCGTCGAGATGGCATTGTGTGCTGCTTTGGAGGGAACGCACTTGATGGCTATTGGAATATTCAGCGTAGATGTGTCTGGCTTGGTCTCCATTGAAGAATTGGCACTCATGGCCACGACTGAGAATTGGATTCCATTCGACAACACGTACGAGAAGGAGCTAATTGATGGCATGACGCATGCTCATCGCCGTTTTGTTAAAGGCCTGCGCTACAACCTGCCTTCTTCACATCCACTGGCGTGCCTTGTGGCCAATGACACCCTGCCAACCCCCACGGCCCTGTACATCATCCCGCCGAACGCAACGGAGGATTTTCAGGTTGCTTTGCAGCAAATGGTGCAAATCAGTGAGTTGGCCTCTTGGATTTGGAATGCTGGTGAAGACACAATGCCTTCGCTGCCAATTGCTAATTCAGAACCACTTTGA
- a CDS encoding type II secretion system F family protein, whose translation MNLTFAFSARQPVGTKTVSGLITAESDVFAMAKVKKMGFINPVVSLDIMHTLATGFGFFKPDDFDLREKARFYETISKRIKLGGTFKDALDSAKEYIEDGRLLSAVAIASAAQESGLRPWKAMEMGGFAHRDVMVVKALDMVGGLDKSFWDLAQEAKLRHQTQNAVRGAMHMPQTMTIMFYFALPLFFGVLGPQMLSFFKKLGSTVNIPPDIQALYSFVGEVNDNPVMWFLAWIAMGFGAWMLLKSTLWQEIKSHIKSFHDLDLKSEHAQIWSVYALMYSANIAPQEICAILRPACKLAVTGESLYVMSRRLAAGADEISALEAAQFPRFVNAGYRSAKDSGDLPDGLKSFCQMLQEDVQVLTEKVQAVLQKISLAIAVVLILAVFYITYYPIAGPMLQSL comes from the coding sequence ATGAACTTGACATTCGCATTCTCAGCACGCCAGCCAGTCGGCACAAAAACAGTCTCGGGACTGATTACAGCCGAGTCAGACGTTTTTGCCATGGCCAAGGTCAAAAAAATGGGATTCATCAATCCGGTTGTCTCACTAGACATCATGCACACGCTGGCAACGGGTTTTGGCTTCTTCAAGCCGGACGACTTTGATCTGCGAGAGAAGGCCCGGTTTTACGAGACCATTTCTAAACGGATCAAGCTAGGGGGCACTTTTAAAGACGCTCTAGACAGCGCCAAAGAGTACATCGAGGACGGACGTTTACTGTCGGCGGTTGCGATTGCCTCGGCAGCCCAAGAAAGCGGCCTTCGCCCATGGAAGGCCATGGAAATGGGGGGATTCGCTCATCGTGATGTCATGGTTGTGAAGGCGCTCGACATGGTGGGCGGACTGGATAAGTCGTTTTGGGATTTGGCTCAAGAAGCCAAGCTCCGTCACCAGACCCAAAACGCTGTGCGCGGCGCTATGCACATGCCACAGACCATGACCATCATGTTTTATTTTGCGCTACCGCTCTTTTTTGGAGTTCTCGGCCCACAAATGCTGAGCTTCTTCAAAAAGCTTGGCTCAACCGTCAATATTCCACCTGACATTCAGGCGCTTTACAGCTTTGTTGGCGAAGTCAATGACAACCCGGTAATGTGGTTTTTGGCTTGGATTGCCATGGGTTTTGGCGCATGGATGTTGTTGAAGTCAACCCTTTGGCAAGAAATCAAATCACACATCAAGTCGTTTCACGACTTGGATTTGAAAAGTGAACACGCGCAGATTTGGAGCGTGTATGCCCTGATGTACTCGGCCAACATTGCGCCTCAAGAAATTTGCGCCATTCTTCGCCCCGCTTGCAAACTGGCGGTCACTGGTGAATCCCTTTACGTCATGAGTCGTCGTCTTGCAGCCGGAGCTGACGAAATCAGCGCATTAGAAGCAGCGCAGTTTCCACGTTTTGTCAATGCAGGCTATAGAAGCGCCAAAGATTCAGGTGACTTGCCAGACGGCTTGAAATCGTTCTGCCAAATGCTTCAAGAAGATGTGCAGGTATTAACAGAGAAGGTGCAAGCCGTTCTCCAAAAAATATCACTCGCCATTGCCGTCGTGTTGATCTTGGCTGTGTTCTACATCACCTATTACCCAATCGCTGGGCCAATGCTTCAGTCCCTTTAA
- a CDS encoding type II secretion system protein — translation MTTKREEISKHASRMKKQRGFTLLEMMFAMGLASIMIVLISNATGPGITFFSRVETDSRLKDLRMALTAAYNDNATTVDAVSSAVFTTPAGTLAQLTPTVNNLCVGGPTTFTAIGRYLATSASDIWHDGFGRSFCVYITPMQSITVNSITFNYHSVAVVSAGVDGAIDATTSLSSVGVLTLGGDDKGILIDGRALMQDKVSQSLAVVNRSADAYQTYFNTRYLANTTRDISIDYFAKSDRGGNASSSWDVNGSMPNSGGAAVSMAAIGAHTVLGLTASDVTDAFGQILLIDNSSDAVRNPQNSTAALQTPGYTARISTALPGGQTLSRTVVGAY, via the coding sequence ATGACAACGAAGCGCGAAGAAATCTCAAAACACGCTTCACGCATGAAAAAACAGCGGGGATTTACCTTGCTGGAGATGATGTTTGCCATGGGCTTGGCCAGCATCATGATTGTCTTGATTTCGAACGCTACTGGCCCCGGCATTACTTTCTTCTCTCGCGTAGAGACAGACAGTCGCCTCAAAGACCTGCGAATGGCGCTCACGGCCGCATATAACGACAACGCAACCACGGTTGATGCCGTGTCATCGGCTGTCTTTACAACACCCGCTGGAACGCTTGCTCAACTAACACCAACAGTCAATAACTTATGTGTCGGCGGTCCAACTACGTTTACCGCCATCGGCCGCTACCTAGCGACAAGTGCATCAGACATTTGGCATGACGGATTTGGGCGCAGCTTCTGCGTCTACATCACTCCAATGCAAAGCATCACCGTCAATTCAATCACATTCAACTATCACTCTGTGGCCGTCGTTTCAGCTGGAGTAGATGGAGCGATTGATGCAACCACCTCACTTTCGTCTGTTGGCGTTTTGACACTTGGTGGTGATGACAAGGGAATTTTGATTGATGGCCGAGCCCTGATGCAAGACAAGGTCTCACAGTCGCTCGCGGTCGTGAATCGTTCAGCCGACGCGTATCAAACTTACTTCAACACTCGCTACTTAGCAAATACCACCCGTGACATTTCAATTGATTATTTTGCGAAGTCGGATCGTGGCGGCAATGCATCGAGCAGTTGGGATGTAAACGGCTCAATGCCTAACAGCGGCGGCGCTGCTGTAAGCATGGCCGCAATCGGCGCACACACCGTGCTTGGTTTAACTGCCTCAGATGTAACCGACGCATTTGGACAAATCTTATTGATTGACAACAGTTCTGACGCAGTTCGCAATCCGCAGAACTCAACTGCCGCACTTCAAACACCTGGCTACACAGCTCGAATTTCCACCGCCCTGCCGGGTGGCCAAACGCTTTCTCGCACCGTTGTCGGCGCGTATTAA